The genomic stretch AAAAATACTTTTTGTTTCTTCTGGGTAAGAACTTGTTGCAATATCTACATCGTGAATTGGGCGATTTAGTAAGACATCTCGAACGCTACCGCCAACGAAGTATGCCTCATAGCCTGCTTCACGAATTTTTTTTAAAATTGGTAAAGCCTCCTGAAATTCAGAAGGCAGATTGTTTAATTTCATAGTAATTTTTCCAAACCATAAACAAGTTTATCTTGTTTCACAACTGCTTTAATTCCAATATTAACGCCACTCATAAATGAAATACGATCATATGAATCATGACGAAGTGTTAACCCTTCACCTTGTGCCCCAAAAATAACTTCTTGGTGAGCAACCAGGCCAGGTAAGCGAACACTGTGGATACGCATACCATCAAAATCAGCACCACGCGCTCCCTTAAGTGTTTCAACTTCATCTGGAGCACCTTGTTTCTTAGCTTGACGCACTTCGCGAATCAATTCAGCTGTTTTCACAGCTGTTCCTGAAGGAGCATCCTTCTTCTTATCATGATGTAATTCAATAATTTCAAGGTCCGGAAAATATTTGGCTGCTTTAGCAGCAAATTCCATGAGTAAAATTGCACCGATAGCGAAGTTAGGGGCAATGAGTCCACCGATTTTCTTGTCTTCAGAAAGAGCAATCAATTCGGCAATTTCGTCTTCAGAAAATCCTGTTGTCCCAACAACTGGAGCAAAGCCATTTTCTAAAGCAAAGCGAGTGTTTTCATAAGCAACAGCTGGCATTGTAAAATCAACCCACACATCAGCATCAAAACCAACTAGTTGTGATTTATCAGTGAATACTGGGACGCCATCAACTTCTTTTTCTGTTGCAAATGGATCAAGCAAAGCTGCTAAGGTTAAATCGTCATCTCCCTTAACCATATTAACTGCTGCTGAACCCATTCTCCCTTTAAAACCTGCTACGATAACTTTAATACTCATGTTTTTCTTTTCCTCTCTAGCACTTAGACAATTGGTGTGAAACCAAATGCAACGGCACCTTCCCCTAAATGAGTAGCAATTACGCCATCAAATGATACGATTTCAAGATTCTTCGTTTGACCTCTTTCAGCCAAAGCTTGATAGAAATGTTGAGCTTTTTCTTCTGCGCGAGAATGAATGATGAAAACTTCGTATTCTCCATTTTCAGTCACGTCAGACAAAACATCAACAAGACGTTTGATAGCTTTTTTCTCAGTTCGCACTTTTTCATAAACTTCAATAACACCTTCGTCATTAAAGTAAAGAATTGGTTTGATGCTAAGCAAGTTACCAATCAAAGCTGAACCATTTGACAAACGTCCACCTTTTACCAAGTGATTTAAATCATCAACCATGATAAAGGCACTTGTTCCATCGATTTGCTTTTGCAATTTAGCCAAAATATCATCAAATGAAAGACCTTTTTCAGCCCAATTAAGTGTATTTTTAACCATGCTACCTAATGGTGCTGAAGTGATTTTACTATCTGGAAATGCAATCGTTAATTCAGGATAATCTTCAATTAAGAATTGGATATTCTGCCAAAATCCTGAAATGCCTGATGACAAAAACAATCCTACAACGTGTGTATAGCCTTCAGTTGAAAGTTGTGTCAAAATTTCATCTAATTTGGCTAGACTTGGTTGGCTTGTCTTAGGTAAGGTTGGTGACATAGCCATTTTTCTGTAAAAATCATCAAGGCTCAAGTCTTTACCTTCAACGTAAGAAATACCACCAATCATGATTGGGATATCTAAGACGAAAAGATTTTCTTTTGCCTTAAGGTCATCTGACAAAACTGCG from Streptococcus ruminicola encodes the following:
- the dapB gene encoding 4-hydroxy-tetrahydrodipicolinate reductase, whose amino-acid sequence is MSIKVIVAGFKGRMGSAAVNMVKGDDDLTLAALLDPFATEKEVDGVPVFTDKSQLVGFDADVWVDFTMPAVAYENTRFALENGFAPVVGTTGFSEDEIAELIALSEDKKIGGLIAPNFAIGAILLMEFAAKAAKYFPDLEIIELHHDKKKDAPSGTAVKTAELIREVRQAKKQGAPDEVETLKGARGADFDGMRIHSVRLPGLVAHQEVIFGAQGEGLTLRHDSYDRISFMSGVNIGIKAVVKQDKLVYGLEKLL
- a CDS encoding DegV family protein, which encodes MKLAVITDTTAVLSDDLKAKENLFVLDIPIMIGGISYVEGKDLSLDDFYRKMAMSPTLPKTSQPSLAKLDEILTQLSTEGYTHVVGLFLSSGISGFWQNIQFLIEDYPELTIAFPDSKITSAPLGSMVKNTLNWAEKGLSFDDILAKLQKQIDGTSAFIMVDDLNHLVKGGRLSNGSALIGNLLSIKPILYFNDEGVIEVYEKVRTEKKAIKRLVDVLSDVTENGEYEVFIIHSRAEEKAQHFYQALAERGQTKNLEIVSFDGVIATHLGEGAVAFGFTPIV